Proteins co-encoded in one Aspergillus flavus chromosome 2, complete sequence genomic window:
- a CDS encoding Na+ dependent nucleoside transporter C-terminus-domain-containing protein, giving the protein MVDEKKPVDNDTMPTMEEATPQHHGAVPNAQRDIEEDITYTKDVHSEKRELPESDSLNSCGQKKDEKDEEAGENVPSRSWRRYRPWLKHVVYAVIWLLFTGWWIAGLILHRYDLGWLIPFLIYLAITLRLIFLYVPISIVTRPVYWVWNQTASRFVSLIPEKLRIPSGALLTIAVIIVGSFASPESADNTRANRAVSLFGLVVFLFALWLTSRNRKKIIWHTVIVGMLVQFIVALFVLRTKAGYDIFNFISTLARELLEFSKQGVDFLVETGWANKHSSWFLVSVVPAIIFFVSIVQLLYYTGVLQWAIGKFAVFFFWAMRISGAEAVVAAASPFIGQGESAMLIKPFVPYLTMAEIHQIMCSGFATIAGSVLVSYIGMGLNPQALVSSCVMSIPASLAASKLRWPEEEETLTAGRIVVPEDDSHKAANALHAFSNGAWMGIKIAGMIATTLLCIISLVGLVNGLLTWWGHYLNIYEPDLTIELIVGYICYPIAFLLGVSRDGDLLKVAKLIGTKLVMNEFIAYDYLQNKEEFQSLSPRSRLIATYALCGFANIGSLGNQIGVLAQLAPSRAGDVSRVAVSAMLTGAISTLTSAAIAGLLITNEKQYIS; this is encoded by the exons GGACTCTCTCAATAGTTGTGGccagaagaaggacgagAAAGACGAGGAGGCAGGTGAAAACGTCCCTTCTCGGTCGTGGCGCCGCTATCGCCCGTGGTTGAAGCATGTTGTCTACGCCGTCATCTGGCTTTTGTTCACCGG CTGGTGGATTGCCGgtctcatcctccaccggTATGATCTGGGCTGGTTGATCCCATTCTTGATCTACCTCGCGATTACTTTGCGCCTCATCTTTCTCTATGTTCCTATTTCGATTGTGACGAGACCGGTCTACTGGGTATGGAACCAGACCGCTTCACGATTCGTCAGCCTGATTCCAGAAAAACTGAGAATCCCCAGCGGCGCGCTCCTGACGATTGCAGTGATTATCGTCGGCTCATTCGCCTCACCGGAGTCTGCAGACAATACCCGCGCAAACCGGGCCGTCAGTCTCTTTGGACTAGttgttttcctctttgctTTGTGGCTTACCTCAAGAAATCGGAAGAAGATTATTTGGCATACCGTCATCGTGGGAATGCTTGTGCAATTTATCGTTGCACTCTTCGTCCTAAGAACCAAGGCTGGGTATGATATCTTTAACTTCATTTCCACGTTGGCCAGAGAACTCTTGGAATTCTCCAAGCAAGGTGTGGACTTCTTGGTGGAAACTGGATGGGCCAATAAACACAGCAGCTGGTTCCTCGTTAGTGTTGTCCCGGCTATCATCTTTTTCGTGTCTATCGTGCAGTTGCTCTACTACACTGGCGTTCTCCAGTGGGCAATTGGCAAGTTTGCCgtattctttttctgggcTATGCGTATCTCGGGAGCTGAGGCTGTAGTAGCAGCTGCATCTCCCTTTATCGGACAAGGCGAGTCAGCGATGCTCATCAAGCCTTTCGTTCCCTATCTTACGATGGCGGAAATCCACCAAATCATGTGCTCCGGATTCGCTACTATTGCAGGATCAGTCCTGGTGTCCTACATTGGAATGGGTTTGAACCCCCAAGCGCTGGTGTCCTCATGTGTGATGAGTATTCCGGCATCCCTGGCAGCATCTAAGCTGCGTTGgcccgaagaagaggaaacccTGACAGCTGGCCGTATTGTCGTCCCCGAAGACGATAGCCACAAAGCAGCTAACGCCCTCCACGCATTCTCCAACGGAGCTTGGATGGGTATTAAGATTGCAGGCATGATTGCCACTACGCTTTTGTGTATTATCTCCCTCGTAGGTCTCGTTAACGGCCTGCTGACCTGGTGGGGTCACTACCTGAACATCTACGAACCGGACTTGACCATTGAACTCATTGTTGGCTACATCTGCTACCCGATTGCCTTCCTTCTTGGTGTCTCCCGCGACGGTGATCTCCTGAAGGTCGCTAAACTCATCGGAACCAAGCTTGTTATG AATGAATTCATCGCGTACGACTACCTGCAGAACAAAGAAGAGTTCCAAAGCCTGTCTCCCCGCTCCCGACTGATCGCCACTTATGCCCTGTGTGGTTTCGCCAACATCGGTTCTCTCGGAAATCAAATCGGTGTGCTGGCCCAGTTAGCCCCCAGCCGAGCTGGTGATGTTTCTCGTGTTGCCGTCAGTGCCATGCTCACGGGTGCCATCAGTACTCTGACAAGTGCGGCCATTGCGGGTCTCCTAATCACAAATGAAAAGCAATACATCTCATAA